One window from the genome of Acuticoccus sediminis encodes:
- a CDS encoding ABC transporter substrate-binding protein, with amino-acid sequence MRSAITRRTLLAATALSLAMAPMVGPAAHAEDGPIRIGWLSSLTGPLSAAAQAENQGVQLAIEQINEAGGIDGRKLELLTRDTAGEPTKAVNFAQQLAFSEKVDFVIGPVNSGESLATVPILAKAQIPNIIIGTVDTLTDPKKFPLAFRAINTNLQWVSAANGYALDTLGLKKVAVIGDTTGYGTATVNQAIELLKEAGVEPVYQALIDPNKTDVNDEMSKAKAAGADVVMPWSAATGLLARILNARGNMGWDVPIVGHPALMGSNIRDLLNKPEYWDNAYGSGYVSTTFDADGNLPERTVKLMEEVRPKLGGGEIDFTFWWVALGYDTVRIIEHAVKTAGSTEPKAIQKALEGTSDLPGVYATYTWGPDDRNGFPDGAIAMDLANTFKDGAFQAAPMDGKPAD; translated from the coding sequence ATGCGAAGCGCAATCACAAGACGCACGCTCCTCGCGGCAACCGCGCTGTCGCTCGCCATGGCGCCCATGGTGGGGCCGGCCGCGCACGCCGAGGACGGACCGATCCGCATCGGCTGGCTCTCGTCGCTGACGGGACCGCTCTCGGCCGCCGCCCAGGCGGAGAACCAGGGCGTCCAGCTCGCCATCGAGCAGATCAACGAGGCCGGCGGCATCGACGGACGCAAGCTCGAGCTCCTGACCCGCGACACCGCGGGCGAGCCGACCAAGGCGGTGAACTTCGCCCAGCAGCTCGCCTTCTCGGAGAAGGTCGACTTCGTCATCGGCCCGGTGAACTCCGGCGAGTCGCTCGCCACCGTGCCGATCCTCGCCAAGGCGCAGATCCCCAACATCATCATCGGCACGGTCGACACGCTGACCGACCCGAAGAAGTTCCCCCTCGCCTTCCGCGCGATCAACACGAACCTGCAGTGGGTCTCGGCCGCGAACGGCTACGCGCTCGACACGCTGGGCCTGAAGAAGGTCGCCGTCATCGGTGACACCACCGGTTACGGCACCGCGACGGTCAACCAGGCGATCGAGCTGCTGAAGGAGGCGGGGGTCGAGCCGGTCTACCAGGCGCTCATCGACCCCAACAAGACCGACGTGAACGACGAGATGTCGAAGGCGAAAGCCGCCGGCGCCGACGTCGTCATGCCTTGGTCCGCGGCGACCGGCCTCCTCGCCCGCATCCTCAACGCGCGCGGCAACATGGGGTGGGACGTGCCCATCGTCGGGCATCCGGCGCTGATGGGGTCCAACATCCGCGACCTCCTCAACAAGCCGGAATACTGGGACAACGCCTACGGCTCCGGCTACGTCTCGACCACGTTCGACGCGGACGGGAACCTGCCCGAACGCACCGTCAAGCTGATGGAAGAGGTGCGCCCGAAGCTCGGCGGCGGCGAGATCGACTTCACCTTCTGGTGGGTCGCGCTCGGCTACGACACCGTCAGGATCATCGAGCACGCGGTAAAGACCGCCGGCTCGACCGAGCCGAAGGCGATCCAGAAGGCGCTCGAAGGGACCAGCGACCTGCCCGGCGTCTACGCGACCTATACCTGGGGTCCGGACGACCGGAACGGCTTCCCCGACGGCGCCATCGCCATGGACCTCGCCAACACCTTCAAGGACGGCGCGTTCCAGGCCGCGCCGATGGACGGAAAGCCCGCGGACTAG
- a CDS encoding branched-chain amino acid ABC transporter permease: protein MLNVVVTGLAIGALYAACALAYNVMFSTSKVLSVTTGHIFMLGGVFGAFFIADLGLPSVLGLLLAVLIGAAFGLLTEVVAVRRVLNRSDEHLWLLSTLALAIMVQQAVGLWWGTEPRPFPRLIPQDYGQGLWDQKYWLPIIAVAVIAVALEAFYRFTLAGKIFIAVAEDAYAARARGIATDRVRAFSYIIAGVIGALTGFAAGQLTFAYFALGLTLTLNGFIAVAVGGLGSNVGAMLGGLALGLLTTGATYFFGGEYQNTIAVGLLIAVLLIKPEGVFGSKSVRPV from the coding sequence GTGCTCAACGTTGTTGTGACGGGGCTGGCGATCGGCGCGCTCTATGCCGCCTGTGCGCTCGCCTACAACGTCATGTTCTCCACCTCGAAGGTGCTGTCGGTCACCACCGGGCACATCTTCATGCTCGGTGGCGTCTTCGGCGCCTTCTTCATCGCCGACCTCGGGCTGCCGTCCGTGCTCGGTCTTCTCCTCGCGGTCCTCATCGGCGCGGCGTTCGGGCTGCTCACCGAGGTCGTCGCCGTCCGGCGCGTGCTGAACCGCTCCGACGAGCACCTGTGGCTGCTGTCGACGCTCGCCCTCGCCATCATGGTGCAGCAGGCGGTGGGCCTGTGGTGGGGCACCGAGCCGCGCCCCTTCCCGCGCCTCATCCCGCAGGACTACGGGCAAGGCCTGTGGGACCAGAAGTACTGGCTCCCGATCATCGCGGTCGCCGTCATCGCCGTGGCGCTCGAGGCCTTCTACCGCTTCACCCTCGCCGGAAAGATCTTCATCGCCGTCGCCGAGGACGCCTACGCGGCGCGGGCGCGCGGCATCGCCACCGACCGGGTCCGCGCCTTCAGCTACATCATCGCCGGCGTCATCGGCGCGCTGACGGGCTTTGCCGCCGGCCAGCTCACCTTCGCCTACTTCGCCCTCGGCCTGACACTGACCCTCAACGGCTTCATCGCGGTCGCGGTGGGCGGGCTCGGCTCCAACGTCGGCGCCATGCTCGGCGGCCTCGCGCTCGGACTGTTGACCACCGGCGCGACCTACTTCTTCGGCGGCGAGTACCAGAACACCATCGCGGTCGGCCTCCTCATCGCCGTCCTCCTCATCAAGCCCGAAGGCGTCTTCGGCTCCAAATCGGTGCGACCCGTATGA
- a CDS encoding quinone oxidoreductase family protein → MTRAVRFHETGGPEVLRLDEVDVPAPGPGEVRIRQSASGVNFTDIYSRSGLYPAPLPSIPGREGVGVVTALGPGVTGWSVGERVSYASVTGSYAEERNLPAASLIRVPDGIDDVTAAAVTLRGLTAAVLVTDVHPVGPDSVVLVHAAAGGVGLILSQWASALGATVIGTVSTEAKAGIARLHCAGVLVAPGAELPARFREATGGRRASVVYDAVGRDTFALSLDCLAPLGHMVVYGQSSGHIAPIAPQELGERGSLTLTRPRLPDYMADADRRAARAAALFGRIADGTIAVRAEHRYPLERAADAHRDLEGRRTTGSVVLTMDQR, encoded by the coding sequence GTGACGCGCGCGGTGCGGTTTCATGAGACGGGCGGGCCCGAGGTGCTGCGCCTCGACGAGGTGGACGTGCCGGCGCCCGGCCCCGGCGAGGTGCGCATCCGCCAGTCCGCGTCGGGCGTGAACTTCACCGACATCTACTCCCGCTCAGGCCTCTATCCGGCGCCGCTCCCGTCGATCCCCGGGCGCGAAGGCGTCGGCGTCGTGACCGCGCTCGGCCCGGGCGTCACCGGCTGGTCGGTCGGCGAGCGCGTCAGCTACGCCTCCGTCACCGGCAGCTACGCCGAGGAGCGCAACCTCCCCGCCGCCAGCCTCATCCGCGTGCCCGACGGGATCGACGACGTGACCGCGGCGGCCGTGACCTTGCGCGGCCTCACCGCCGCCGTGCTGGTGACCGACGTCCATCCCGTCGGCCCGGACAGCGTGGTGCTGGTCCACGCGGCGGCCGGCGGCGTGGGTCTCATCCTGTCACAGTGGGCGAGCGCGCTCGGGGCGACGGTGATCGGCACCGTGTCGACCGAGGCGAAGGCCGGGATCGCCCGCCTCCACTGCGCCGGTGTCCTGGTCGCCCCCGGCGCGGAACTGCCGGCCCGCTTCCGCGAGGCGACCGGCGGGCGGCGCGCCAGCGTCGTCTACGACGCGGTCGGACGGGACACGTTCGCCCTGTCGCTCGATTGCCTCGCGCCGCTGGGGCACATGGTCGTCTACGGCCAGTCCTCCGGCCACATCGCCCCGATCGCCCCGCAGGAGCTCGGCGAGCGGGGGTCGCTGACGCTCACCCGTCCGCGCTTGCCGGACTACATGGCGGACGCGGACCGCCGCGCGGCTCGCGCGGCCGCGCTCTTCGGCCGGATCGCGGACGGGACGATCGCCGTGCGCGCCGAGCACCGCTATCCGCTGGAGCGCGCCGCCGACGCCCATCGCGACCTCGAGGGGCGCCGAACGACAGGATCCGTCGTACTGACGATGGACCAACGATGA
- a CDS encoding ABC transporter ATP-binding protein, with protein sequence MRSQQPVLLDVKGLDVAYGKAEVVHGVDLTIHRGEFVVLLGRNGAGKTTTLAASTGLIPKRGGRISLADRDVTNATPREIVAAGAVHVLEGHRVFTSLSVEDNLLIGTYARASGGDRSKLERVYSLFPEMAQKRHDHASRLSGGQQQILAVAQGIIGEPQLLILDEPSSGLAPVVIDRILQVARQLADEGVAILLVEQLVEKALNVADHCYLMATGEIAAQGSPDDIRAGDTLNRVFLGGH encoded by the coding sequence ATGCGCAGCCAACAACCCGTGCTCCTCGACGTGAAGGGGCTCGACGTCGCCTACGGCAAGGCGGAGGTCGTCCACGGCGTCGACCTGACGATCCATCGCGGCGAGTTCGTCGTCCTGCTCGGCCGCAACGGCGCGGGCAAGACGACCACCCTTGCCGCCTCCACCGGCCTCATCCCCAAGCGCGGCGGGCGGATCAGCCTCGCCGACCGGGACGTCACCAACGCCACCCCGCGTGAGATCGTCGCCGCCGGCGCGGTGCACGTTCTGGAGGGCCACCGGGTCTTCACCTCGCTGTCGGTGGAGGACAACCTCCTCATCGGCACCTACGCCAGGGCCTCGGGCGGCGACCGCTCCAAGCTGGAACGCGTCTACAGCCTCTTCCCCGAGATGGCGCAGAAGCGGCACGACCACGCCTCGCGGCTCTCCGGCGGGCAGCAGCAGATCCTCGCCGTCGCGCAGGGGATCATCGGCGAGCCGCAGCTCCTCATCCTCGACGAGCCGTCGAGCGGCCTCGCCCCGGTGGTGATCGACCGCATCCTCCAGGTCGCGCGCCAGCTCGCCGACGAGGGCGTCGCGATCCTCCTGGTGGAGCAGCTCGTGGAGAAGGCGCTCAACGTGGCGGACCACTGCTACCTGATGGCGACGGGCGAGATCGCCGCCCAGGGCTCGCCGGACGACATCCGCGCCGGGGACACGCTGAACCGTGTCTTCCTCGGCGGGCACTGA
- a CDS encoding branched-chain amino acid ABC transporter permease yields the protein MTRQIELWVAAVVGIAIVVAVPYLVGDFYQLHLATLIAVYWVLIGGLNLVVGFTGTLSIGHVGLLAVGAYCFAILAGSHGLDPFLTLFLCGALGALIGVLLGLPSLRLPGFYFAMVTLAFALIVTELSVAEQWLTGGGIGLSVPGFPGPLATPWGYYWFTAALAVAVTWMTWNVTRLMWGRALVAVRDSEVAAQSVGVSIYRAKLTAFTFSGFTAGVAGALFASLQSYITPDTFIFELGLFFFVCIIIGGRGSIVGPLLGTVVLTALPEVVAPLANLGNFFYGALLLVVVLLLPEGISNLVIVIRNRMKPAVNVNAPVKPDLARLAAAVRRAEGEAEAHPAYEAREVHA from the coding sequence ATGACCCGGCAAATCGAACTCTGGGTGGCGGCGGTCGTGGGCATCGCGATCGTCGTCGCGGTCCCCTACCTCGTCGGCGACTTCTACCAGCTCCACCTCGCCACGCTGATCGCGGTCTACTGGGTGCTGATCGGCGGCCTCAACCTCGTCGTCGGCTTCACGGGGACGCTCTCGATCGGCCATGTCGGCCTCCTCGCGGTCGGGGCCTACTGCTTCGCGATCCTCGCCGGCAGCCACGGCCTCGACCCGTTCCTGACGCTGTTCCTCTGCGGTGCGCTCGGCGCGCTCATCGGCGTGCTCCTCGGCCTGCCCTCGCTGCGCCTGCCGGGCTTCTACTTCGCGATGGTGACGCTCGCCTTCGCGCTCATCGTGACGGAGCTGTCGGTCGCCGAGCAGTGGCTGACGGGCGGCGGCATCGGCCTGTCCGTCCCCGGCTTCCCCGGCCCGCTCGCCACGCCCTGGGGCTACTACTGGTTCACGGCGGCACTCGCGGTCGCGGTCACCTGGATGACCTGGAACGTCACGCGGCTGATGTGGGGCCGCGCCCTCGTCGCGGTGCGCGACAGCGAGGTGGCGGCGCAGTCGGTGGGCGTGTCGATCTACCGGGCGAAGCTCACCGCGTTCACCTTCTCCGGCTTCACCGCCGGCGTCGCGGGCGCGCTCTTCGCCTCGCTGCAGAGCTACATCACGCCGGACACGTTCATCTTCGAGCTGGGGCTGTTCTTCTTCGTCTGCATCATCATCGGCGGGCGCGGGTCGATCGTCGGCCCGCTGCTCGGCACGGTCGTCCTGACCGCGCTGCCGGAGGTGGTGGCGCCCCTCGCCAACCTCGGCAACTTCTTCTACGGCGCCCTGCTCCTCGTCGTGGTGCTGCTGCTGCCGGAGGGGATCTCCAACCTCGTCATCGTGATCCGGAACCGGATGAAGCCGGCCGTCAACGTCAACGCGCCGGTGAAGCCGGATCTCGCCCGCCTCGCCGCCGCCGTGCGCCGGGCCGAGGGCGAGGCGGAGGCCCACCCCGCCTACGAGGCCCGGGAGGTCCACGCATGA
- a CDS encoding 2-hydroxymuconate tautomerase yields MPVLNMTIIKGRPQEKLDAMYEAITEAIHTTIGAPKESVRIIVNEVEPSHFVVAGKRKEGASS; encoded by the coding sequence ATGCCAGTCCTGAACATGACGATCATCAAGGGCCGCCCGCAGGAGAAGCTCGACGCGATGTACGAGGCGATCACCGAGGCGATCCACACCACCATCGGCGCCCCCAAGGAGAGCGTGCGCATCATCGTCAACGAGGTCGAGCCCAGCCACTTCGTGGTCGCCGGCAAGCGCAAGGAGGGCGCCTCCTCCTGA
- a CDS encoding thiamine pyrophosphate-binding protein, translating to MRTGGEVLVDQLLIHGVSNAYCVPGESYLAVLDALYGTRIALTVCRQEGGAAMMAEASGKLTGRAGVCFVTRGPGASNAMHGLHIAQQDSTPMVLFVGHVARSAAGRDTFQELDYRAVFGTVAKWVEVIDDARRVPELVARAFRIAESGRPGPVVLALPEDMLTDIVEVADATAVAPVETYPSADQVEAFAAMLAAAERPVAVLGGSRWSAEAVAGFTAFAEAASLPVYVSFRRQMLFPGSSPCYGGDMSLGANPAIAREIEAADLVILLGTRLSEVPSNHFTLLGIPVPRQKLVHVHPEPQEIGQIYTPTLGIAASPAAFVRALATVDPHAPDAGRRSRTEAIHASYLAWSDPSGVTIPGELQMGEVMASLAGRLGPDTIFCNGAGNYAIWLHRFRRFERFGTQLAPTSGSMGYGVPAAVAAKTMRPDRTVVAFAGDGCFLMNGQEFATAVQYGLAFVVILVDNTMYGTIRMHQERDYPGRVSGTGLKNPDFAAYARAFGGHGETVRTTAEFMPALERALASNLPAILHCHIAPEALSPTMRMAEPA from the coding sequence CTGCGCACCGGCGGCGAGGTCCTCGTCGACCAGCTTCTGATCCACGGCGTCAGCAACGCCTACTGCGTGCCCGGCGAGAGCTACCTCGCGGTGCTCGACGCGCTCTACGGCACGCGCATCGCGCTCACCGTCTGCCGCCAGGAAGGCGGCGCGGCGATGATGGCGGAGGCGAGCGGCAAGCTGACCGGGCGCGCCGGCGTCTGCTTCGTGACGCGCGGTCCGGGCGCGTCCAACGCGATGCACGGGCTCCACATCGCGCAGCAGGACTCGACGCCGATGGTCCTGTTCGTCGGCCACGTCGCCCGGAGCGCGGCGGGCCGCGACACGTTCCAGGAACTCGACTATCGCGCGGTCTTCGGCACCGTCGCGAAGTGGGTCGAGGTGATCGACGACGCGAGGCGCGTGCCCGAGCTCGTCGCCCGGGCCTTCCGCATCGCCGAGTCCGGCCGGCCGGGCCCGGTGGTGCTGGCGCTGCCGGAGGATATGCTCACCGACATCGTCGAGGTCGCCGACGCGACCGCGGTCGCCCCGGTTGAGACCTACCCGTCCGCCGATCAGGTCGAGGCGTTCGCGGCGATGCTGGCGGCGGCCGAGCGGCCGGTCGCGGTGCTCGGCGGCTCGCGCTGGTCGGCCGAGGCGGTGGCGGGCTTCACGGCCTTCGCCGAGGCGGCGTCGCTGCCGGTCTACGTCTCGTTCCGGCGCCAGATGCTCTTTCCCGGGTCGAGCCCCTGCTACGGCGGCGACATGAGCCTCGGCGCCAACCCGGCGATCGCGCGGGAGATCGAGGCGGCCGACCTCGTGATCCTGCTCGGCACCCGCCTGTCGGAGGTGCCGTCCAACCACTTCACCCTGCTCGGCATCCCGGTCCCGCGGCAGAAGCTCGTCCACGTCCACCCGGAGCCGCAGGAGATCGGCCAGATCTATACGCCGACGCTCGGGATCGCCGCGTCCCCGGCCGCCTTCGTGCGTGCGCTGGCGACGGTGGACCCGCACGCCCCGGATGCCGGACGGCGGTCGCGGACCGAGGCGATCCATGCGTCCTACCTCGCCTGGAGCGATCCGTCCGGCGTGACGATCCCGGGCGAGCTGCAGATGGGCGAGGTGATGGCGTCCCTCGCCGGGCGGCTGGGTCCGGATACGATCTTCTGCAACGGCGCCGGGAATTATGCGATCTGGCTGCATCGCTTCCGCCGGTTCGAGCGGTTCGGCACGCAGCTCGCGCCCACCAGCGGGTCGATGGGCTACGGCGTTCCCGCGGCGGTCGCGGCGAAGACGATGCGGCCGGACCGGACCGTGGTCGCCTTCGCCGGCGACGGCTGCTTCCTCATGAACGGGCAGGAGTTCGCGACCGCCGTGCAGTACGGCCTGGCGTTCGTGGTGATCCTCGTCGACAACACGATGTACGGCACGATCCGGATGCACCAGGAGCGGGACTACCCAGGCCGCGTCTCCGGCACCGGCCTCAAGAACCCGGACTTCGCCGCCTACGCGCGCGCCTTCGGCGGCCACGGCGAGACGGTGCGCACCACGGCGGAGTTCATGCCTGCGCTCGAGCGGGCGCTCGCCTCCAACCTGCCGGCGATCCTCCACTGCCACATCGCGCCCGAGGCCCTCTCGCCGACAATGAGGATGGCCGAGCCGGCCTGA
- a CDS encoding ABC transporter ATP-binding protein, with amino-acid sequence MTSPVTSLVADNVTKTFGGIHALDGVTLDARPAEIHGLIGPNGSGKTTLLNLLCGYYKPDGGAIRVGEKDLTGASVQSRARLDIARTFQKPRLLGSLSVLDNAMLGGWVHTEAGFVETLFGMPRALKDERRTRDSARDILAAIGLGDIMDRRADVLDHAHQRFLEIARGLVLGPKFLLLDEPAGGLAEHEIEALADVLRTLRDCGLGILIVEHHTDFVFKISDRVTTLNLGQTLRHGTPDEVRTDPEVIRVYLGA; translated from the coding sequence ATGACGAGCCCCGTCACCAGCCTCGTCGCGGACAACGTCACCAAGACCTTCGGCGGCATCCACGCCCTCGACGGCGTCACGCTCGACGCGCGCCCGGCGGAAATCCACGGCCTCATCGGCCCCAACGGCAGCGGGAAGACGACGCTCCTCAACCTGCTGTGCGGCTACTACAAGCCGGACGGAGGCGCGATCCGCGTCGGCGAGAAGGACCTCACCGGCGCCAGCGTCCAGTCCCGCGCGCGGCTCGACATCGCGCGCACCTTCCAGAAGCCGCGCCTCCTCGGTTCGCTGAGCGTGCTCGACAACGCGATGCTGGGCGGCTGGGTCCACACCGAGGCGGGCTTCGTGGAGACGCTCTTCGGCATGCCCCGCGCGCTGAAGGACGAGCGGCGCACCCGCGACAGCGCACGCGACATCCTCGCCGCCATCGGCCTCGGCGACATCATGGACCGCCGCGCCGACGTCCTCGACCACGCCCACCAGCGCTTCCTGGAGATCGCCCGCGGGCTGGTCCTGGGGCCGAAGTTCCTGCTCCTCGACGAGCCGGCCGGGGGCCTCGCCGAGCACGAGATCGAGGCGCTCGCCGACGTCCTCAGGACGCTGCGCGACTGCGGCCTCGGCATTCTCATCGTCGAGCACCACACCGATTTCGTCTTCAAGATCTCCGACCGCGTGACGACCCTCAACCTCGGCCAGACGCTCCGGCACGGCACGCCCGACGAGGTGCGCACCGACCCGGAAGTCATCCGCGTCTACCTCGGAGCCTGA
- a CDS encoding mandelate racemase/muconate lactonizing enzyme family protein translates to MKITELTTQRVDLPLPSPLRTSIHEIKSVSCLLVTLTSDEGITGEGYAFCFGREKLTAIEAMVTALKSHIIGADPFMTEAIWSGILKAMNFFGQGGALVLAMTPLDVACWDMVGKALGQPLYRIFGGHRTNVPVYASGGLWLSSDLDGLQREAKAFMAAGFKAMKVRLGNLPVAANVARVEAIRDVVGPDFALMADANQGLTTPDAIRLGRALEPHGLVWFEEPIPTWDYAGQAEIAAALDTPLATGETEWIRYGIRNMLEKRAADILMPDLQRMGGYTEFRKVIGQMAAADVPFAPHIFTEHSLHLVASAAGGIYAEHMPWFEGLFNEAMPIEADGTIRVPDRPGVGFTFDRDRIEAHTF, encoded by the coding sequence TTGAAGATCACCGAGCTGACCACCCAAAGGGTGGACCTGCCGCTGCCGAGCCCGCTCAGGACCTCGATCCACGAGATCAAGTCGGTGTCCTGCCTCCTCGTCACGCTGACGAGTGACGAGGGGATCACCGGCGAGGGCTACGCCTTCTGCTTCGGCCGCGAGAAGCTCACCGCCATCGAGGCGATGGTGACGGCCCTGAAGTCCCACATCATCGGCGCCGACCCGTTCATGACCGAGGCGATCTGGTCCGGCATCCTCAAGGCGATGAACTTCTTCGGCCAGGGCGGCGCGCTGGTTCTGGCGATGACGCCGCTCGACGTCGCGTGCTGGGACATGGTCGGAAAGGCGCTCGGCCAGCCGCTCTACCGCATCTTCGGCGGTCACCGCACCAACGTACCCGTCTACGCGAGCGGCGGGCTGTGGCTCTCGTCCGACCTCGACGGGCTGCAGCGTGAGGCGAAGGCGTTCATGGCGGCCGGCTTCAAGGCGATGAAGGTGCGCCTCGGCAACCTGCCGGTCGCCGCCAACGTCGCCCGCGTCGAGGCGATCCGCGACGTCGTCGGGCCGGACTTCGCGCTGATGGCGGACGCCAACCAGGGCCTGACGACGCCCGACGCGATCCGCCTCGGACGCGCGCTCGAGCCCCACGGCCTCGTCTGGTTCGAGGAGCCGATCCCCACCTGGGACTATGCCGGACAGGCCGAGATCGCCGCCGCGCTGGACACCCCGCTCGCCACCGGCGAGACCGAATGGATCCGCTACGGCATCCGCAACATGCTGGAGAAGCGGGCCGCCGACATCCTGATGCCGGACCTGCAGCGGATGGGCGGATACACCGAGTTCCGCAAGGTGATCGGGCAGATGGCGGCGGCGGACGTGCCCTTCGCGCCGCACATCTTCACCGAGCACAGCCTGCACCTCGTGGCCTCGGCGGCGGGCGGCATCTACGCCGAGCACATGCCCTGGTTCGAGGGCCTCTTCAACGAGGCGATGCCGATCGAGGCCGACGGCACGATCCGAGTGCCGGACCGCCCGGGCGTCGGCTTCACCTTCGACCGCGACCGGATCGAGGCCCACACCTTCTGA
- a CDS encoding mandelate racemase/muconate lactonizing enzyme family protein, producing MKIESIEAIVLALPYTHEGPLTGFGGHDWPVLQSCLVRVATEDGLVGWGECFGYTVLPASIAVLDNLVAPLAIGRDATDIAGLMEELKRKLHIFGRGGPTQYALSGLDIALWDLAGKRAGLPVAELLGGRQKTAIPAYTSLLKLGEPAIVARGCEKALEQGFRELKLHETTVEAVAAARAALGDDVELMVDVNCPWRFDEALDMAHRFEPYRLKWLEEPVWPPEDVEGLRRLKAAAPVDLAAGENIPNVWAFQPYIDASVLNYVQPSVTKVGGITEMMKVIARAEFVGVRVAPHSPYFGPGLLATLQVAATTPLVSSIECFGVRLGDTVFGPVGLPGADGRIEVPTAPGLGADPDPGAIARLRIN from the coding sequence ATGAAGATCGAAAGCATCGAGGCGATCGTCCTCGCCCTGCCCTACACCCACGAGGGGCCGCTGACCGGCTTCGGCGGCCACGACTGGCCGGTCCTCCAGTCCTGCCTGGTGCGCGTTGCGACGGAGGACGGGCTCGTCGGCTGGGGCGAATGCTTCGGCTACACGGTGCTGCCGGCGTCGATCGCCGTGCTCGACAACCTGGTCGCCCCGCTCGCCATCGGCCGCGACGCGACCGACATCGCCGGGCTGATGGAAGAGCTGAAGCGCAAGCTGCACATCTTCGGCCGCGGCGGGCCGACGCAGTATGCGCTGTCCGGCCTCGACATCGCCCTCTGGGACCTCGCCGGCAAGCGCGCCGGGCTCCCCGTGGCCGAGCTCCTCGGCGGGCGACAGAAGACGGCGATCCCGGCCTACACCAGCCTTCTAAAGCTCGGCGAGCCGGCGATCGTCGCGCGCGGCTGCGAGAAGGCGCTGGAGCAGGGCTTCAGGGAACTGAAGCTGCACGAGACCACCGTCGAGGCCGTCGCCGCGGCCCGCGCCGCGCTCGGCGACGACGTCGAGCTGATGGTCGACGTCAACTGCCCCTGGCGCTTCGACGAGGCGCTCGACATGGCGCACCGGTTCGAGCCCTACCGGCTGAAGTGGCTGGAGGAGCCGGTCTGGCCGCCGGAGGACGTGGAGGGCCTGCGCCGCCTGAAGGCGGCCGCCCCGGTCGACCTCGCGGCGGGCGAGAACATCCCCAACGTCTGGGCCTTCCAGCCGTACATCGACGCGTCGGTGCTGAACTACGTGCAGCCGTCCGTCACCAAGGTCGGCGGTATCACGGAGATGATGAAGGTGATTGCGCGGGCGGAGTTCGTCGGCGTGCGCGTCGCGCCCCACTCCCCCTACTTCGGACCGGGGCTGCTGGCGACGCTGCAGGTCGCGGCGACGACGCCGCTGGTCTCGTCGATCGAATGCTTCGGCGTGCGGCTGGGCGACACGGTGTTCGGCCCGGTCGGCCTCCCCGGCGCGGACGGACGGATCGAGGTCCCGACCGCCCCCGGCCTCGGCGCCGATCCCGACCCCGGCGCCATCGCCCGCCTGCGCATCAACTGA
- a CDS encoding IclR family transcriptional regulator — MTTDFNNDTDDDREAAGERGPPEPAKREAAPTGTLARGLAIVDVLLSASQPLTLAEISEAVGLDQSTALRLIRSLEELGQLIRIGDGKRYVCSPKALKPMPILHPLERLRREVAPLINGLATRSGQSVVLVAYLGTNRVVLDVALTQGSLSPYYTAWLKGPFHGSGPGKALLSALDPARRRELLGEEPFRAYTPRTITTYAGLDADLARAKERGFVTIRDEFYLGLSALAAVFRTWNGGIAGAIAVTGHTTDMTDERIAAIGADLVAVTRLIPMQAPSLTLLEPFCAR; from the coding sequence GTGACGACCGATTTCAACAATGACACCGACGATGACCGCGAAGCCGCCGGCGAGCGCGGCCCGCCCGAACCCGCCAAGCGGGAGGCGGCGCCGACCGGCACGCTCGCCCGGGGGCTCGCCATCGTCGACGTGCTCCTGTCGGCAAGCCAGCCGCTGACGCTGGCGGAGATTTCCGAGGCGGTCGGCCTCGACCAGTCGACGGCGCTCCGCCTCATCCGCAGCCTGGAGGAGCTGGGCCAGCTCATCCGCATCGGCGACGGCAAGCGCTACGTGTGCTCGCCCAAGGCGCTGAAGCCGATGCCGATCCTGCATCCGCTGGAGCGTCTGCGCCGCGAGGTCGCGCCGCTGATCAACGGCCTCGCAACCCGCTCCGGCCAGAGCGTCGTCCTCGTTGCCTACCTCGGGACCAACCGCGTGGTGCTGGACGTGGCGCTCACCCAGGGCTCGCTCAGCCCCTACTACACTGCCTGGCTGAAGGGTCCGTTCCACGGTTCCGGCCCCGGCAAGGCCCTCCTGTCGGCGCTGGACCCCGCCCGCCGGCGCGAGCTTCTCGGCGAGGAGCCGTTCCGCGCCTACACCCCCCGCACGATCACCACCTACGCCGGGCTCGACGCCGACCTCGCCAGGGCGAAGGAGCGCGGGTTCGTCACCATCCGCGACGAGTTCTATCTCGGCCTGTCGGCGCTGGCGGCGGTGTTCCGGACCTGGAACGGCGGCATCGCGGGCGCGATCGCCGTCACCGGCCACACCACCGACATGACCGACGAGAGGATCGCCGCCATCGGCGCCGACCTCGTCGCGGTGACGCGCCTCATCCCGATGCAGGCCCCGTCGCTGACCCTCCTGGAGCCGTTCTGCGCGCGGTGA